The following are from one region of the Eriocheir sinensis breed Jianghai 21 unplaced genomic scaffold, ASM2467909v1 Scaffold695, whole genome shotgun sequence genome:
- the LOC126993880 gene encoding uncharacterized protein LOC126993880 produces MMPLSLIDHPTTRHFFSLLSPEFSAPSRRTLGRDIDQAWATAKSDLSNALYEASYVATTADSWTAHNRAFIGMTCHWIGQNLRRQRGTLACKEIKEKQTNVVLAQAIYDTHQEFGLGNKVVATTTDNGTNYVAAFKYFGAGDVPVEGEEEQDPEVVVGQPANLHAQLKEVVPAMIKLPKHYRCSAHTLNLIATADVHSVPGWNQGFRAPFTKAAAKAQGTWNLQNRSSVVTNSIKEKTGRKLKTFCVTRWNSYYDAIQSLMDVLSNPEKMRALNEILSKGGAATFNEMDKHVLSEYLKVMQPVAECLDSLQSETNAYMGTLMPALQLMQFQLERLKVDRNLQFALPLVSALLGKEGSGKGCYGRFADQLQDADILMATALHPHYTMSLVRHFNPDQAANIQGRIVREVKEIVGTELERQPEERKERVDKFHLLLSSATVPEVRYQEEVEETIVKTLEDWKREMVDIPLSPNLFPARYRDAWLDLFKRYNTPLPSSAAVERLFSSAGDILRAKRSSLSNVNFEQLVFVRGNMHLLDYKDVGQQHMEEEQDL; encoded by the exons ATGATGCCCTTGAGCCTCATAGATCACCCCACCACCAGGCACTTCTTCAGCCTCCTGTCGCCGGAGTTTTCCGCGCCATCCAGGAGGACCCTGGGGAGAGACATTGACCAGGCCTGGGCCACTGCCAAGTCGGACCTCTCTAACGCGCTGTATGAGGCCAGCTACGTCGCCACAACAGCCGACAGCTGGACGGCGCACAACAGGGCCTTCATTGGCATGACGTGCCACTGGATCGGCCAGAATCTCCGCCGCCAACGTGGCACATTAGCGTGCAAGGAGATCAAG GAGAAGCAGACTAATGTGGTCCTGGCGCAGGCCATCTATGACACCCACCAGGAGTTTGGCCTGGGGAACAAGGTGGTAGCCACTACCACGGACAACGGCACCAACTATGTGGCTGCCTTCAAGTACTTCGGTGCAGGCGATGTGcctgtggagggagaggaggagcaggatccTGAGGTGGTGGTTGGCCAGCCTGCAAACCTGCATGCCCAGCTGAAGGAGGTGGTTCCTGCTATGATTAAGCTGCCCAAACACTACAgatgtag tGCACACACCCTCAACCTTATAGCCACTGCCGACGTCCACTCTGTGCCTGGATGGAACCAAGGCTTTAGGGCGCCATTCACAAAGGCTGCTGCAAAAGCCCAGGGGACTTGGAACCTGCAGAACCGCAGTTCTGTGGTGACCAACTCCATCAAGGAGAAGACTGGGAGGAAGCTGAAAACCTTCTGTGTTACTCG GTGGAACTCCTACTATGATGCTATCCAGAGCCTGATGGACGTCCTCTCCAACCCAGAGAAGATGCGGGCGTTGAATGAGATCCTCAGCAAGGGAGGGGCGGCGACGTTTAACGAGATGGATAAACAT GTTCTCTCTGAGTACCTGAAGGTCATGCAGCCTGTGGCAGAGTGCCTCGACAGCCTACAATCCGAGACCAACGCCTACATGGGCACCTTGATGCCTGCCTTACAGCTAATGCAGTTTCAGCTGGAGAGGCTGAAAGTTGACAG GAACCTGCAGTTTGCTCTACCGCTAGTGTCGGCACTACTTGGGAAAGAGGGGAGTGGCAAAGGCTGTTACGGCAGGTTTGCTGACCAGCTTCAGGACGCCGATATCCTGATGGCCACTGCGCTCCACCCCCACTACACCATGTCCCTGGTGCGGCACTTCAATCCTGACCAGGCAGCCAACATCCAGGGCCGTATCgtcagggaggtgaaggaaattgTGGGCACAGAGCTGGAGAGGCAgcctgaggagaggaaggaaagggtggacaAGTTCCACCTTCTGCTCTCCAGTGCCACAGTCCCTGAGGTGAGGTaccaggaagaagtggaggagacaaTTGTAAAAACACTAGAAGACTGGAAAAGGGAGATGGTGGACATCCCCCTCAGCCCCAACCTGTTCCCCGCCCGCTACAGGGATGCCTGGCTGGACCTCTTCAAGAGGTACAACACCCCTCTCCCCAGCTCTGCTGCTGTAGAGAGGCTGTTCAGCTCTGCGGGAGATATCTTGCGGGCTAAAAGGTCCAGCCTCAGCAACGTGAACTTCGAGCAGCTGGTGTTTGTAAGGGGCAACATGCACCTCCTGGACTACAAGGATGTGGGGCAGCAGCAcatggaggaggagcaagacttGTAA
- the LOC126993876 gene encoding MAM and LDL-receptor class A domain-containing protein 1-like, translated as MFADDTKDPTASLLRTPVTSRSRSRSTEVNRATLRSLSRRPRPHSAPTPPRPSSAPTPPRPSSAPTPPRPSSAPTPPRPSSAPTPPRPSSAPTPPRPSSAPTPPRPSSAPTPPRPSSAPMPPRPSSAYYKALPEEQWKKYQLMTGESRERLECRGVPLRCLDEVAREEKHQAEEMKRDNADLVDMNRMGNEMCDFEAPDLCGFSQREDDTLDWTHGSARDGSGLLNDHTTGDIFGHYMYMDPVPHVDGAVAGLVSPDMVGVQEACVAFSYFTSLPAGEIEVWLLDKESPEPTLLDTYSAPFQSWIGARLSVLAVGVWQVEFRATVRPTSGIVAIDDVMVSPSACPSPVTCDFEANSCLWENMKTAKWTNGRVTDDPALAPVYGHAPPYNHTTGTPYGHYLYFYDQSSDAASATMLSEVFATEKDSCFSFWVHMYGEKVGSLQVKSHEPEATMVLKELDSSLGLQWYQEQINLRVSPQHWLSLDVQGVEGSSNVVAVDDLDLSAWPCTANSSNTYFLCNSGQKIPQQKVTLTHSLSPGLLKEETMFDIFFILFPDPDPEAMPHETYLRVETKDGLVVNKPRIITRHQQQPTSHSCTLYMGYLLQASGADPRLDVYYDYVWSRTTAALAQYPNGTAPASDHTYGLPEGYYVWAPAKLSEPPISTAALVSPALGPPGLACMFSFWYYCKDHYPTLTVTARTAGEVIEELIGDHYDCSSNQEWRQGNLFIGERDTRITVEFQSTKYFLTWTSTQNDITIDDTSFSLCSPNEEATSGDIKCTFSEQCHFSQSHRDSADFIRISYNEDSYMALYGEENKHVAILETLPRAPSIGFCLSFRYKLQGWSSLEVILSKVDKNETVFERQSGFLEWQTYHLNLDSFEIYQVLFVGVTNEVLSRVNLDDLELVEGVCPPDLTCSFDDESQSCRWEDYFPEGAMLPWSFGSGSENISSAPGVDHSWGTAYGHYKYLDLAGNQDGDMALMKSPEVSTTTADGDCFQFWFYLYSRVEGQKVGELGVHVLSLEEVLSERLWQHTYNGQDGWQFGETTIKHETNFSVVLEGLRLGGSESYMAWGDLTVRRGVCADPSTCDFEGGLCGWTSTSEAGDSGWLWLAAEEANNGVEVDHTTETGLGHYITFEKSYCTSAETCIASLRSTDITPDESYYCFVFYLNT; from the exons ATGTTTGCAGACGACACTAAA GACCCCACGGCCTCCCTTCTCAGgactcctgtgacatcaagatcaaggtcaagaTCAACGGAAGTAAACAGAGCAACGCTGCGGAGTCTGTcacgccgcccacgcccacacagtgcccccacgcctccacgcccatccagtgcccccacgcctccacgcccatccagtgcccccacgcctccacgcccatccagtgcccccacgcctccacgcccatccagtgcccccacgcctccacgcccatccagtgcccccacgcctccacgcccatccagtgcccccacgcctccacgcccatccagtgcccccacgcctccacgcccatccagtgcccccatgcctccacgcccatccagtgcgtattacaag GCACTGCCGGAGGAACAGTGGAAGAAGTACCAGCTGATGACCGGAGAAAGCAGGGAGAGGCTGGAGTGCCGAGGGGTGCCGCTGCGGTGCCTGGACGAGGTGGCCCGGGAGGAAAAGCACCAGgccgaggagatgaagagggacaaTGCTGACTTGGTGGACATGAACCGGATGGGcaatg AAATGTGTGACTTTGAGGCGCCAGACCTGTGTGGGTTCAGCCAGCGCGAGGACGACACGCTGGACTGGACACACGGCTCGGCCAGGGACGGCTCTGGCCTCCTCAACGATCACACTACCGGGGATATTTTTG GCCACTACATGTACATGGATCCTGTACCGCATGTCGACGGGGCAGTGGCCGGGCTGGTCTCCCCTGACATGGTTGGAGTGCAGGAAgcgtgtgttgccttcagctacTTCACCTCACTCCCTGCTGGGGAGATTGAGGTCTGGCTCCTGGACAAGGAAAGTCCAGAGCCAACCTTGCTGGACACTTACTCAGCTCCATTCCAGTCATGGATTGGTGCAAG GTTGTCAGTGCTTGCTGTGGGTGTGTGGCAGGTGGAGTTCCGGGCAACTGTGCGGCCCACCAGCGGGATTGTGGCCATAGATGATGTGATGGTGAGCCCCAGCGCCTGTCCCTCCCCGGTGACCTGTGATTTTGAGGCCAACTCTTGCCTCTGGGAGAACATGAAGACAGCCAAGTGGACAAACG GCCGTGTGACTGATGACCCAGCCCTGGCCCCCGTCTATGGCCATGCCCCGCCGTACAACCACACAACAGGCACTCCTTACGGCCACTACCTGTACTTCTATGACCAAAGCAGCGACGCAGCATCGGCAACAATGCTCTCTGAAGTGTTTGCCACCGAGAAAgactcctgcttctctttctggGTCCACATGTACGGAGAAAAG GTGGGGAGCCTGCAGGTGAAGTCCCATGAGCCGGAGGCCACCATGGTCCTCAAGGAGCTGGACAGCTCCCTTGGTCTTCAATGGTACCAAGAACAA ATTAACCTCAGAGTGTCCCCACAACACTGGCTGAGCCTGGACGTGCAGGGCGTGGAGGGCAGCAGCAACGTGGTGGCCGTGGATGACCTTGACCTCTCTGCATGGCCCTGCACCGCCAACAGCAGCAACACCTACTTCCTCTGTAATTCCGGCCAAAAGATACCCCAGCAGAAGGTGACCTTAACCCACTCTCTGTCCCCCGGCCTGCTCAAGGAG GaaaccatgtttgatatttttttcatcctttttccagACCCTGATCCAGAGGCCATGCCACATGAGACTTACCTGAGGGTGGAGACCAAAGACGGGCTGGTCGTCAACAAGCCGCGCATCATCACGCGCCATCAGCAACAGCCAACCTCCCACTCCTGCACGCTGTACATGGGCTACCTCCTGCAGGCCTCTGGAGCTG ATCCTAGACTTGACGTGTACTATGACTACGTCTGGTCTCGCACCACAGCAGCACTGGCACAGTACCCCAATGGCACCGCTCCAGCCAGCGACCACACATACGGCCTGCCAGAAGGCTACTATGTGTGGGCTCCAGCAAAGCTGTCAG AGCCACCAATATCCACCGCTGCCTTGGTGTCCCCGGCCCTTGGCCCGCCTGGCCTGGCCTGCATGTTCAGCTTCTGGTACTACTGCAAGGATCACTACCCCACGCTGACGGTCACGGCCCGGACTGCTGGCGAGGTGATAGAGGAGCTCATAGGTGACCATTATGATTGCAGTAGCAACCAGGAGTGGCGGCAAGGCAATTTGTTCATTGGAGAGCGGGACACGCGCATTACT GTTGAGTTCCAGAGCACCAAGTATTTCTTAACCTGGACCTCAACACAGAATGATATCACCATTGATGACACCAGCTTCAGCCTTTGTTCTCCAAATGAAGAAGCAACTAGT GGAGATATCAAATGCACGTTCTCTGAGCAGTGCCACTTCTCCCAGAGTCACAGGGACAGTGCCGACTTCATACGGATATCATACAACGAGG ATAGTTACATGGCACTCTATGGGGAGGAGAACAAACACGTGGCCATCCTGGAGACGCTGCCACGAGCCCCGTCCATCGGCTTCTGCCTCTCCTTCCG GTACAAGCTCCAAGGCTGGTCCAGTCTGGAGGTTATCCTGAGCAAGGTGGACAAGAACGAGACAGTGTTTGAGCGCCAGAGTGGCTTCCTGGAGTGGCAGACCTACCACCTCAACCTTGACTCCTTTGAGATTTACCAG GTTTTGTTTGTGGGTGTCACAAACGAAGTTCTCAGTAGAGTGAATCTTGATGACCTGGAGCTGGTGGAGGGAGTGTGTCCCCCCGACCTCACCTGCAGCTTTGATGATGAGTCACAAAGCTGCAGGTGGGAGGACTACTTCCCTGAGGGTGCCATGCTGCCCTGGAGTTTCGGCTCTGGCTCAGAGAACATCTCCTCTGCTCCAGG GGTGGACCACTCATGGGGCACAGCTTATGGCCACTACAAGTACTTGGACCTTGCTGGAAACCAAGATGGGGACATGGCCTTGATGAAGAGCCCAGaggtctccaccaccaccgctgatGGAGACTGCTTCCAGTTCTGGTTCTACCTCTACTCACGAGT GGAGGGGCAAAAAGTTGGTGAGCTTGGAGTCCATGTGTTGAGCCTTGAGGAAGTGCTGAGTGAGCGGCTGTGGCAGCACACCTACAACGGCCAGGACGGATGGCAGTTTGGAGAGACAACTATCAAGCATGAGACCAACTTCAGT GTGGTGCTGGAGGGCCTGAGGCTGGGCGGGTCTGAGAGCTACATGGCCTGGGGTGATCTGACAGTAAGGCGCGGAGTGTGCGCGGACCCCAGCACCTGTGACTTTGAGGGAGGCCTGTGTGGCTGGACCAGCACCAGTGAGGCGGGAGACAGTGGGTGGCTGTGGCTGGCGGCTGAGGAGGCAAACAATGGAGTGgaggttgaccacaccactgaaACTGGCTTGG GCCATTACATCACCTTTGAGAAATCTTACTGCACCAGCGCGGAGACGTGTATCGCGTCACTGAGGAGCACCGACATCACCCCAGACGAATCTTATTACTGCTTTGTATTTTACCTTAACACTTAA